A genomic region of Lysinibacillus sp. 2017 contains the following coding sequences:
- the polX gene encoding DNA polymerase/3'-5' exonuclease PolX: MNKKIIIRTLEKIALYMELQAENPFKVSAFRKAATALEADERSLSEIEDVTAIKGIGKGTAAVILDLIKTGESSVLNELEAIVPKGLIPLMKLPGLGGKKLAKLYQELNIIDAESLKVACETGKVRELAGFAAKTEEKILKELENFGSRAERLPIWQLEPVVLEINELLASLPEVEKFSVAGSFRRVAETSKDVDFIVATEHYEVVREAILTRLAILETIAAGDTKVSVVLDREEPVNVDFRMVKLAEYPTALHHFTGSKDHNVRMRQLAKSMGKKISEYGVEQEDGTVATFESEEAFFAHFDLPFIPPSVRESGKELDRLDELKQLVYLDDIMSDLHMHTTWSDGAHSVAEMGEALIARGYTHAVITDHSQYLKVANGLTPERLEQQKLDIYAFNEANPNFRLYRGTEMDILPDGSLDFDDDVLRDLDFVIASIHSSFTQSQDKIMARLKTAIENPYVHMIAHPTGRIVGQRGGYDPDVPQLIEWAAQHGKILELNANPYRLDLCVEHLQLAMEKNVLIAINTDAHAIDQLRFMDIGTKYAQKAWLKKECIVNTWSKEQFEAFITKNKGNLK, translated from the coding sequence ATGAACAAAAAAATTATCATTCGTACATTAGAAAAGATTGCCTTATATATGGAATTACAGGCTGAAAATCCGTTCAAAGTCTCGGCATTTCGTAAGGCAGCTACAGCACTAGAAGCAGATGAACGTAGCTTGAGTGAAATTGAAGATGTAACAGCCATTAAAGGCATTGGTAAAGGGACAGCTGCAGTGATTTTGGACTTGATCAAAACGGGTGAATCGAGCGTTTTAAATGAGCTTGAAGCTATTGTTCCAAAAGGGCTGATTCCGTTAATGAAGTTACCTGGTCTCGGTGGTAAAAAATTAGCAAAGTTGTATCAGGAGTTAAACATTATTGATGCAGAATCGTTAAAAGTCGCTTGTGAAACGGGAAAGGTTCGTGAATTAGCAGGTTTTGCGGCGAAAACTGAGGAGAAGATTCTAAAAGAGCTTGAAAACTTTGGCTCACGCGCAGAACGTCTTCCTATTTGGCAGCTAGAGCCAGTTGTATTGGAAATTAATGAACTATTAGCAAGCCTACCCGAAGTTGAAAAGTTCTCTGTAGCAGGGAGCTTCCGTCGGGTTGCTGAAACGAGTAAAGACGTAGATTTCATCGTAGCAACGGAACATTATGAAGTGGTACGTGAGGCGATTTTGACGCGTCTAGCCATTTTAGAAACAATCGCTGCAGGTGATACGAAGGTTTCCGTTGTTTTAGACCGTGAAGAGCCGGTAAATGTCGATTTCCGTATGGTGAAATTAGCTGAATACCCAACGGCACTTCATCATTTTACAGGATCTAAAGATCACAATGTCCGTATGCGCCAATTAGCAAAATCAATGGGAAAAAAAATTAGTGAATATGGTGTCGAGCAAGAGGATGGAACGGTTGCTACATTTGAATCAGAAGAAGCATTCTTTGCCCACTTTGATTTACCGTTCATACCACCGTCTGTACGTGAAAGTGGCAAAGAGTTAGATCGTTTAGACGAACTTAAGCAGCTTGTGTATTTAGATGATATCATGTCAGATTTGCATATGCATACGACGTGGTCAGACGGGGCGCATTCAGTTGCAGAAATGGGAGAGGCCTTGATCGCACGTGGTTATACACATGCTGTCATTACTGATCACTCACAATATTTAAAAGTAGCAAATGGCTTAACGCCAGAACGTTTAGAGCAGCAAAAGCTTGATATTTATGCCTTCAATGAGGCCAATCCAAACTTCCGTTTATACCGTGGAACTGAAATGGACATTTTACCAGATGGATCGCTTGATTTTGATGATGATGTGTTAAGGGATTTAGACTTTGTTATTGCATCAATTCATTCTAGCTTTACACAATCACAAGACAAAATTATGGCGCGTTTAAAAACAGCAATTGAAAATCCGTATGTGCATATGATTGCACATCCAACTGGAAGAATTGTTGGTCAGCGTGGAGGCTATGATCCAGATGTACCGCAGCTTATCGAATGGGCAGCGCAACACGGCAAAATTTTAGAGCTCAACGCGAACCCTTATCGTTTGGATTTATGTGTAGAGCACTTACAGCTGGCAATGGAAAAAAATGTGCTGATTGCAATTAATACCGATGCGCATGCAATTGATCAATTGCGCTTTATGGACATTGGGACAAAATATGCGCAAAAGGCATGGTTAAAAAAAGAATGTATTGTCAATACATGGTCAAAAGAGCAATTTGAAGCATTTATTACGAAAAATAAAGGGAACCTTAAATAG
- a CDS encoding CvpA family protein, with protein sequence MLDLFILLIFIISLIIGAKRGLIVQLIHIGSFLVALIVAVVYYKPLADKFVLWIPYPGFTDGSTMTLVLDSLDVDRTFYRVFAFAIIFFVVKIALQIVGSMFDFLTYLPILSSLNFVFGAVLCFIEAYILLFIGLYVIALLPIESVQAIVDSSFITGLMLEHTPVLTSMFQNWWYIYVK encoded by the coding sequence ATGTTAGATTTATTCATTCTTTTGATATTTATTATCAGTTTAATTATTGGTGCAAAACGTGGATTAATCGTACAATTAATTCATATTGGGAGCTTTTTAGTGGCGCTTATTGTTGCGGTTGTTTATTACAAGCCGTTAGCTGATAAATTTGTTTTATGGATTCCATATCCAGGTTTTACAGATGGTTCTACGATGACGTTAGTGCTCGATTCATTAGATGTGGATCGTACGTTTTATCGTGTGTTCGCATTCGCAATTATTTTCTTTGTGGTGAAGATTGCTCTACAAATTGTTGGTTCGATGTTTGATTTTTTAACGTATTTACCGATACTTAGCTCGTTGAATTTTGTATTTGGCGCGGTACTTTGTTTTATCGAAGCGTATATTCTTTTATTTATTGGACTTTATGTTATTGCACTTTTACCGATTGAATCTGTGCAAGCGATTGTAGACAGCTCTTTTATTACAGGGCTTATGTTGGAACATACACCAGTGCTTACAAGTATGTTTCAAAATTGGTGGTATATTTACGTGAAATAA
- the zapA gene encoding cell division protein ZapA produces MADQEKNRISVEIYGHTYKMVGTESTGHMRLVASIVDDKMKEISVHNPSLDSAKLAVLTAVNSVHDYLLLKEQYEKLEEQLKQLKG; encoded by the coding sequence TTGGCTGATCAGGAAAAGAATAGAATTTCTGTAGAAATCTACGGTCATACATACAAAATGGTTGGGACTGAATCCACAGGCCATATGCGCTTAGTAGCATCAATTGTTGATGACAAAATGAAAGAAATCAGTGTACATAACCCATCTTTGGACAGTGCCAAGCTAGCAGTGCTGACAGCGGTTAATTCAGTTCATGATTATTTATTGTTAAAAGAGCAATACGAAAAATTAGAAGAACAATTGAAACAGTTAAAGGGTTGA